The Bacillota bacterium genome includes a region encoding these proteins:
- the atpF gene encoding F0F1 ATP synthase subunit B — protein sequence MGNGIVSIDWNQVIWSIINFLVFFGLLAYFGWKPVLRMLEEREKKIAADLNHAENEREAAARARHEYEQRLREAQAKVEEMLTQAQVTAAQLREQQLRQTQDEAAAILARAEQTIARERDEALAQLRREVADLAVEVARRVIERDFSEEDQRRLAREFVEEIGAARHGT from the coding sequence GTGGGCAATGGGATCGTCTCCATCGACTGGAACCAGGTGATCTGGAGCATCATCAACTTCCTGGTCTTCTTCGGCCTCCTGGCTTACTTCGGATGGAAGCCCGTCCTGCGCATGCTGGAGGAGAGGGAGAAGAAGATCGCCGCCGACCTGAACCACGCCGAGAACGAGCGCGAGGCGGCTGCGCGGGCGCGCCACGAGTATGAGCAGCGCCTGCGCGAGGCGCAGGCCAAGGTGGAGGAGATGCTCACCCAGGCGCAGGTCACGGCCGCGCAACTGCGGGAGCAGCAACTGCGCCAGACGCAGGACGAGGCGGCCGCCATCCTGGCCCGGGCCGAGCAGACCATCGCCCGGGAACGGGACGAGGCACTGGCTCAACTTCGCCGGGAGGTGGCGGACCTGGCGGTGGAGGTGGCGCGGCGCGTGATCGAGCGCGACTTCAGCGAGGAGGACCAGCGCCGCCTGGCACGCGAGTTCGTCGAGGAGATCGGGGCTGCACGTCATGGCACGTGA
- a CDS encoding ATP synthase F0 subunit C, whose amino-acid sequence MTALAVAIAIALPALGAALAQGQIVSATIDAAWRQPEALGDARGVMILGLAFTEALAIYGLLIAFLLYGKV is encoded by the coding sequence GTGACCGCACTGGCTGTGGCCATTGCTATCGCTCTACCGGCCCTTGGGGCCGCGCTCGCGCAGGGGCAGATCGTCTCCGCTACCATCGACGCGGCTTGGCGCCAGCCGGAGGCGTTGGGTGACGCCCGGGGGGTCATGATCTTGGGCCTCGCGTTCACCGAGGCGCTTGCCATTTATGGTTTGTTGATCGCCTTCTTGCTATACGGCAAGGTATAA
- the atpB gene encoding F0F1 ATP synthase subunit A — protein sequence MSGIILAAGVPEIGHEANPVFFQVFGLDVTGQIITEWGLMLLVLIAVILATRRMEMVPRGGQNAVELGAELIMNGVLVPALGSREKARRYFPFLASLFVFILASNYSELLPGANLVPGFKTPTSTLSVTAALALVSFVATHVSGFVTHGFRYLRHFIEPSPFMLPLNIVEELIRPLSLALRLFGNIFGEDSVLLVMLSFLPYIVPVPFMVLFVLFGLLQAFIFTMLTGVYIAGATGEAE from the coding sequence ATGAGCGGAATCATCTTGGCGGCGGGGGTTCCCGAGATCGGGCATGAGGCCAACCCGGTCTTCTTCCAAGTTTTCGGCCTCGACGTCACCGGGCAGATCATCACCGAGTGGGGTCTGATGCTGCTCGTCCTGATCGCTGTCATCCTCGCCACGCGCCGGATGGAGATGGTGCCGCGAGGCGGGCAGAACGCGGTGGAGCTCGGCGCGGAGCTGATCATGAACGGAGTGCTCGTGCCGGCACTCGGAAGCAGGGAGAAGGCACGCCGCTATTTCCCCTTCCTGGCCAGCCTGTTCGTCTTCATCCTCGCCTCGAACTATTCCGAGCTCCTGCCGGGGGCCAACCTGGTGCCGGGGTTCAAGACGCCCACCAGTACCCTGAGCGTGACCGCGGCGCTGGCCCTCGTCTCGTTCGTGGCCACCCATGTGTCGGGTTTCGTCACCCACGGCTTCCGTTACCTGAGGCATTTCATCGAACCCTCTCCATTTATGTTGCCGCTCAATATCGTCGAGGAGCTGATCCGACCTCTTTCGCTGGCCCTCCGTCTTTTTGGCAACATCTTCGGCGAGGATTCGGTACTGCTGGTGATGCTCTCGTTTCTGCCGTACATCGTCCCGGTCCCGTTCATGGTCCTCTTCGTCCTCTTCGGCTTGCTGCAGGCTTTCATCTTCACCATGTTGACCGGCGTCTACATCGCCGGTGCCACCGGAGAGGCGGAGTAG
- a CDS encoding AtpZ/AtpI family protein codes for MPVANRRNPPNRLLAMALSDAITVGVAVWAAYAGGTWLDARFHTSPLFLAVLVLLAVGGSLQMVVKDVLRETGGRRPPAGKPRDSQKQEGGRGEKPPESPRKETGAD; via the coding sequence ATGCCGGTGGCCAATCGCAGGAACCCACCGAACCGCCTGCTGGCGATGGCGCTCTCGGACGCCATCACCGTGGGCGTCGCGGTGTGGGCTGCGTATGCCGGCGGTACCTGGCTGGATGCCAGGTTCCATACATCTCCCCTCTTCCTCGCGGTCCTGGTCCTGCTGGCCGTGGGCGGATCGTTGCAGATGGTGGTCAAGGACGTTCTCCGGGAGACCGGAGGCCGTCGCCCGCCCGCAGGGAAACCGCGGGACAGCCAGAAGCAGGAGGGTGGCCGGGGGGAGAAACCCCCGGAGAGCCCCAGGAAGGAAACGGGCGCCGATTGA